The following coding sequences are from one Bradyrhizobium sp. 200 window:
- a CDS encoding efflux RND transporter periplasmic adaptor subunit: MRRLLITLLAIAAATAGTFHFFPHWSGAPAQPSYRLATANEGEIVATVSASGTINPTTTVIVGSQLSGQVVELLADYNSNVKAGQVVARLNSDQILAKLDAARADLEQARAKNLVQKAQIERVRADTEKARAAEAEIEAQIARNGALLADAERTYQRQSELRARGVTAEATHDAARTTRDAQRASLDSVKAQLKSAKAQLLGLEADQRVAEAQLAAAAAQVAAREATVRQIEVDLRNTEIRSPVSGVVVQRQVELGQTVAAALQSPTLFLVANDLRQMEISANIDEADVGRIKPGQRATFTVGAFPGRTFEATVKQVRLGSQTIQNVVIYTAIVSIENPRIELLPGMTATLRIETDRRDGAVQVPSAALRWRPPTTGDVSGAQVSQSQGSNLSGEPNATLVERNRATQPGRVFVVGPDGKPQGVTVRIGATEGAATEIVSGLEPGREVIIGGGPRAAEATTTPPGSL; encoded by the coding sequence ATGCGCCGCCTGCTGATCACTCTGCTTGCCATCGCCGCTGCCACCGCGGGCACATTCCATTTCTTTCCGCACTGGAGCGGTGCGCCGGCCCAGCCGTCCTACCGACTCGCCACGGCAAACGAAGGCGAAATCGTTGCCACGGTGAGCGCGAGCGGCACCATCAATCCGACCACGACGGTCATCGTCGGCTCGCAGCTCTCGGGCCAGGTCGTCGAGCTCCTTGCGGACTACAATTCCAATGTGAAGGCGGGGCAAGTGGTGGCGCGGCTCAATTCGGACCAGATCCTCGCCAAGCTCGATGCGGCGCGCGCCGATCTCGAGCAGGCCCGCGCCAAGAATCTGGTGCAGAAAGCGCAGATCGAGCGCGTGCGCGCGGACACGGAAAAGGCCCGGGCTGCCGAGGCAGAGATCGAAGCGCAGATCGCCCGCAACGGGGCGCTGCTCGCCGACGCCGAGCGCACTTACCAGCGCCAGAGTGAACTGCGCGCGCGCGGCGTCACCGCCGAGGCGACGCACGATGCGGCCCGGACGACACGCGATGCCCAGCGTGCGAGCCTCGACTCGGTGAAAGCGCAGCTCAAATCCGCCAAGGCGCAGCTCCTCGGCCTCGAGGCCGATCAGCGCGTGGCAGAGGCGCAACTTGCAGCCGCGGCCGCGCAGGTCGCCGCGCGCGAGGCCACGGTCAGACAGATCGAGGTCGATCTCCGGAACACGGAGATCCGCTCGCCGGTTTCCGGCGTCGTGGTTCAGCGTCAGGTCGAGCTTGGTCAGACGGTCGCGGCCGCGCTGCAGTCGCCGACCTTGTTCCTGGTAGCGAACGATCTTCGCCAAATGGAGATATCCGCCAATATAGACGAGGCCGACGTCGGCCGTATCAAGCCGGGCCAGCGCGCGACGTTTACGGTGGGCGCCTTTCCCGGGCGAACCTTCGAGGCAACCGTCAAGCAGGTGCGGTTGGGGTCACAGACCATACAGAACGTGGTGATCTACACGGCAATCGTCTCGATCGAGAATCCGCGTATCGAGCTGCTGCCGGGAATGACCGCCACGCTGCGGATCGAAACCGACCGGCGCGACGGGGCCGTGCAGGTCCCGAGTGCCGCCTTGCGCTGGCGCCCCCCGACGACCGGCGACGTTTCCGGCGCACAGGTTTCGCAGTCACAAGGAAGCAATCTGTCCGGCGAGCCGAATGCCACCCTCGTCGAACGCAATCGGGCCACGCAGCCTGGGCGTGTCTTCGTGGTCGGGCCGGACGGCAAGCCGCAAGGGGTCACGGTCCGCATCGGCGCAACCGAAGGGGCCGCAACCGAGATCGTATCGGGCCTCGAGCCCGGCCGCGAGGTGATCATCGGCGGCGGACCGCGCGCCGCCGAGGCGACGACCACGCCACCCGGCAGCTTGTAG
- a CDS encoding ABC transporter ATP-binding protein: MSLIETEQLTRVYRLGDEAVHALCEVTLSVAAGEFTAIMGPSGSGKSTFMNVIGCLDRPTSGRYRLGGEEVSAMSRDALAAVRNRKIGFVFQQFNLLERLDALGNVELATIYAGEERRRRRDKAAAALTRVGLAERLYHQPTQLSGGQQQRVAIARALVNTPRLLLADEPTGALDSRTSLELMALFQELNNEGTTVVVVTHEPEVARFASRLVRFRDGRVLSDRRQRPDDAAAELVASPVEIMPGFAETAA; this comes from the coding sequence ATGTCGCTCATCGAGACCGAGCAGCTCACCCGCGTCTATCGGCTCGGCGACGAAGCCGTGCATGCGCTCTGCGAGGTGACGCTTTCGGTCGCGGCCGGCGAATTCACCGCCATCATGGGTCCGTCGGGCTCGGGAAAGTCAACGTTCATGAACGTGATCGGCTGCCTCGACCGGCCGACCTCCGGCCGCTACCGCCTCGGCGGCGAGGAAGTGTCGGCGATGAGTCGCGATGCGCTCGCCGCCGTGCGCAACCGCAAGATCGGCTTCGTGTTTCAGCAGTTCAACCTGCTCGAGCGTCTTGATGCGCTTGGAAACGTGGAACTGGCGACGATTTACGCTGGGGAGGAGCGCAGGCGACGACGCGACAAAGCCGCGGCCGCACTCACCCGCGTTGGCCTCGCCGAGCGCCTGTATCATCAGCCGACACAGCTCTCGGGGGGCCAGCAACAGCGCGTCGCCATCGCCCGCGCACTCGTCAACACACCAAGGCTATTGCTCGCCGATGAGCCGACCGGTGCGCTCGACAGCCGCACCTCGCTCGAGCTGATGGCGCTGTTCCAGGAGCTAAACAATGAAGGGACGACCGTTGTCGTCGTCACCCACGAACCCGAGGTGGCGCGTTTTGCGTCGCGCCTCGTGCGTTTCCGCGACGGTCGCGTGCTGAGTGACAGACGACAGCGCCCGGACGACGCTGCCGCCGAGCTGGTCGCAAGCCCGGTCGAGA